Proteins encoded together in one Variovorax paradoxus EPS window:
- a CDS encoding tripartite tricarboxylate transporter TctB family protein, protein MKIKSQADFFSGVMFTTVGGAFAIGATTYTVGNGARMGPGYFPLMLGILLAILGVVIMFQAMVVETTDGDKIGKWAWKPLAFVLGANLAFGILLGGLPSIGLPAMGMIIAIYALTIISSMAGTQFKLRDVLVLSTILAAGSYVAFIWALKLQIQVWPTFISG, encoded by the coding sequence ATGAAGATCAAGAGTCAGGCGGACTTCTTTTCAGGAGTCATGTTCACCACCGTGGGGGGTGCCTTCGCGATAGGCGCCACCACCTACACCGTCGGCAACGGCGCCCGCATGGGCCCCGGCTATTTCCCGCTCATGCTGGGCATCCTCCTGGCCATCCTCGGGGTGGTCATCATGTTCCAGGCGATGGTGGTGGAGACCACCGATGGCGACAAGATCGGCAAATGGGCCTGGAAGCCGCTGGCCTTCGTGCTCGGCGCCAACCTCGCGTTCGGCATCCTCCTGGGCGGCCTGCCAAGCATCGGCTTGCCGGCGATGGGAATGATCATCGCGATCTACGCGCTCACGATCATCTCGAGCATGGCGGGCACGCAGTTCAAGCTGCGCGACGTGTTGGTGCTCTCCACCATCCTGGCGGCCGGCAGCTATGTGGCCTTCATCTGGGCGCTCAAGCTCCAGATCCAGGTCTGGCCCACTTTCATCTCGGGCTGA
- a CDS encoding tripartite tricarboxylate transporter permease: MDLIHNLSIGFGVAFTFTNLLYCLLGCILGTLIGVLPGIGPVATIAMLLPATYALPPVSALIMLAGIYYGAQYGGSTTAILVNLPGESSSVVTCIDGYQMARQGRAGPALAAAGLGSFFAGCVGTLILAAFAPPLTELAFKFGPAEYFSLMTLGLIGAVVLASGSLLKAVAMIVLGLLLGIVGTDVNSGVARFSFDIPELTDGIGFVVIAMGVFGYGEIIGNLSQPDDEREVFTHKVKGLWPTKDDFKRMTPAVLRGTALGSALGILPGGGALLAAFAAYALEKKIKMRPGEVPFGKGNIRGVASPESANNAGAQTSFIPLLTLGIPPNAVMALMVGAMTIHNIQPGPQVMTSNPELFWGLIASMWIGNAMLIILNLPLIGMWIKLLTVPYKFLFPAIVLFCAIGVYSTNNNTFDVWMVAIFGFIGYLFLKLKTEPAPLLLGFILGPMMEENLRRALLLSRGAWSVFVTRPLSAGLLVAAAALLCIVLLPSIKAKREEAFVEE; this comes from the coding sequence ATGGACCTGATCCACAACCTTTCCATCGGTTTCGGCGTTGCCTTCACCTTCACCAACCTGCTGTATTGCCTTTTGGGCTGCATCCTGGGCACGCTGATCGGCGTGCTGCCGGGCATCGGCCCGGTCGCGACCATCGCGATGCTGCTGCCCGCGACGTACGCGCTGCCGCCCGTGTCGGCGCTGATCATGCTGGCCGGCATCTACTACGGCGCGCAGTACGGCGGCTCGACGACGGCCATTCTGGTGAACCTGCCCGGGGAGTCGTCCTCGGTGGTCACCTGCATCGACGGCTACCAGATGGCAAGGCAGGGCCGCGCAGGCCCCGCGCTCGCGGCTGCGGGCCTGGGCTCGTTCTTCGCGGGGTGCGTCGGCACGCTGATCCTGGCTGCCTTCGCTCCGCCGCTGACCGAGTTGGCCTTCAAGTTCGGCCCGGCCGAGTACTTCTCGCTGATGACGCTGGGCCTGATCGGCGCCGTGGTGCTGGCCTCGGGCTCGCTCCTGAAGGCCGTGGCCATGATCGTGCTGGGCCTCTTGCTCGGCATCGTGGGCACCGACGTCAACTCGGGTGTCGCGCGCTTCAGCTTCGACATTCCCGAGCTCACCGACGGCATCGGCTTCGTGGTGATCGCCATGGGCGTGTTCGGCTACGGCGAAATCATCGGCAACCTCTCGCAGCCCGACGACGAGCGCGAAGTCTTCACGCACAAGGTCAAGGGCCTGTGGCCCACCAAGGACGACTTCAAGCGCATGACGCCCGCGGTGCTGCGCGGCACGGCGCTGGGCTCGGCCCTGGGCATCCTGCCCGGCGGCGGTGCGTTGCTGGCGGCCTTCGCGGCCTACGCGCTGGAGAAGAAGATCAAGATGCGCCCCGGCGAAGTGCCCTTCGGCAAGGGCAACATCCGCGGCGTGGCATCGCCCGAATCGGCCAACAACGCCGGCGCACAGACCTCCTTCATCCCGCTGCTGACGCTGGGCATTCCGCCCAACGCGGTGATGGCGCTGATGGTGGGCGCGATGACGATCCACAACATCCAGCCCGGCCCGCAGGTGATGACCAGCAACCCCGAGCTCTTCTGGGGCCTGATCGCCTCGATGTGGATCGGCAACGCGATGCTGATCATCCTGAACCTGCCGCTGATCGGCATGTGGATCAAGCTGCTGACCGTGCCCTACAAGTTCCTGTTCCCCGCCATCGTGCTGTTCTGCGCGATCGGCGTGTACTCGACCAACAACAACACCTTCGACGTGTGGATGGTCGCGATCTTCGGGTTCATCGGCTACCTGTTCCTGAAGCTCAAGACCGAGCCGGCGCCGCTGCTGCTGGGCTTCATCCTCGGGCCGATGATGGAAGAAAACCTGCGGCGCGCGCTGCTGCTGTCGCGTGGTGCGTGGAGCGTGTTCGTCACGCGGCCGCTGTCGGCCGGGCTGCTGGTGGCTGCGGCGGCGCTGCTGTGCATCGTGCTGCTGCCGTCGATCAAGGCGAAGCGCGAAGAGGCTTTTGTCGAGGAATAG
- a CDS encoding ammonium transporter — translation MALVPQASINAADTAWMMTSTALVLLMTLPGIALFYAGMVRRKNVLATMAAVVAIAAAVSLTWFTLGYSLAFTPGWPWLGGTGRFWFSGFEYLKEAGQIAVSHVAPNVPESVYAMFQLTFAIITTALVLGAFVERMRFSAVLWFALLWSVLVYAPVAHWVWEPGGWLAQMGALDFAGGSVVHVNAGIAGLVCAYALGPRKGYGREAFEPYSLAMTMMGAGLLWVGWFGFNAGSAVAADGRAGLAMLVTHIAAAAGAMSWMIGEWIVRRSPSLLGLCSGLVAGLVAITPAAGFVTPLSALAIGAIAGLACYWGATGLKHMLGADDSLDVFGVHGIGGIVGALLTGVFADARISGAAGNVLTQAIAVGSVAIYSAAGTAIVLFLVHVLVGLRVDPESEQLGLDLAQHREHLGA, via the coding sequence ATGGCCCTGGTCCCGCAAGCCTCCATCAACGCGGCCGACACCGCCTGGATGATGACGTCGACCGCGCTGGTGCTGCTGATGACGCTGCCCGGCATCGCGCTCTTCTACGCCGGCATGGTGCGGCGCAAGAACGTGCTGGCCACCATGGCGGCCGTGGTGGCGATCGCCGCGGCGGTGTCGCTCACCTGGTTCACCCTCGGCTACTCGCTGGCCTTCACGCCGGGCTGGCCGTGGCTCGGCGGTACCGGGCGCTTCTGGTTCTCGGGCTTCGAATACCTGAAGGAAGCCGGGCAGATCGCGGTGAGCCACGTCGCACCCAACGTGCCCGAGTCGGTCTACGCGATGTTCCAGCTCACCTTCGCGATCATCACCACCGCGCTGGTGCTGGGCGCCTTCGTCGAGCGCATGCGCTTCTCGGCGGTGCTGTGGTTCGCGCTGCTGTGGAGCGTGCTGGTCTATGCGCCCGTCGCGCACTGGGTCTGGGAGCCGGGCGGCTGGCTCGCGCAGATGGGCGCGCTCGATTTCGCGGGCGGCTCGGTGGTGCACGTCAACGCGGGCATCGCGGGGCTGGTGTGCGCCTATGCGCTCGGCCCGCGCAAGGGCTACGGCCGCGAGGCCTTCGAGCCCTACAGCCTGGCGATGACGATGATGGGCGCCGGTCTCCTGTGGGTGGGCTGGTTCGGCTTCAATGCGGGCTCGGCGGTGGCGGCGGACGGGCGCGCGGGTCTCGCGATGCTGGTCACGCACATCGCGGCGGCGGCCGGTGCGATGAGCTGGATGATCGGCGAGTGGATCGTGCGGCGCAGCCCTTCGCTGCTGGGACTCTGCTCGGGCCTCGTGGCCGGGCTGGTGGCGATCACGCCAGCGGCGGGTTTCGTCACGCCGCTCTCGGCGCTGGCCATCGGCGCCATCGCGGGCCTGGCCTGCTATTGGGGCGCCACGGGCCTGAAGCACATGCTCGGCGCGGACGATTCGCTCGACGTCTTCGGCGTGCACGGCATCGGCGGCATCGTGGGGGCGCTGCTCACGGGCGTGTTCGCCGATGCACGCATCTCGGGCGCGGCCGGCAACGTGCTGACGCAGGCCATCGCCGTCGGCAGCGTGGCGATCTACAGCGCGGCGGGAACGGCGATCGTGCTGTTCCTGGTGCATGTGCTGGTCGGATTGCGCGTCGATCCCGAGAGCGAACAGCTGGGCCTCGATCTTGCTCAGCACCGTGAACACCTGGGAGCCTGA